In Dermacentor silvarum isolate Dsil-2018 chromosome 2, BIME_Dsil_1.4, whole genome shotgun sequence, the following proteins share a genomic window:
- the LOC119442043 gene encoding multiple C2 and transmembrane domain-containing protein 1 isoform X1, whose amino-acid sequence MESSSADDAPASDVDDAGPPTPPLSSKDDGDSTSVASSDHGDGASAASRATAFVDSIKAKYFSKSLRLGSGGGDASSASASKKQKVQLWDSVINVVLVEGRNLLAMDDNGFSDPYVRFRLGSEKYKSKNAIKTLNPQWLEQFDLHMYTDQPKVLEISVWDKDFSGKGDFMGRCSIDLSSLEPETTHSVWQQLEDGAGSLFLLLTISGSTQGTSCVSDLTAFEATGGSCAREKAMRARYGLLHSFYDWDDVGHLVVKVYKAQGLASADLGGKSDPFCVLELVNSRLQTHTEYKTLSPEWNKIFCFKVKDIHSVLELTVYDEDRDKKCEFLGKLAIPLLKIKNGEKKWYGLKDRKLKTRVKGQILLEMSVVYNPVKACVKTFNPKETKFMQLDPKFKRIVFMRNLTRVKNIVVFVIDMGKFLNNCFLWESVPRSLLAFFSFMVITYTAELYMLPLVLLLVFFKNLLVLTVAGIQGAGREEEDFNEEDEDDDDEEKDSKTEEKKSLKERLQAVQEATATVQNVLGEVASLGERINNTFNFSVPQLSWLAIVVLLLVTCILYYVPIRYVVMAWGDVPRVAAGAQRGPGGRAQEEEEDQLIMGGPTPGLLAQRVSHQGQRSPAPAPAAAALAVRPAFQVTLVSSPTILRQRWPPSLRRVPHRGTV is encoded by the exons TACTTCAGCAAGAGCCTGAGGCTGGGTTCCGGAGGCGGCGACGCGTCCTCGGCGAGCGCTAGCAAGAAGCAGAAGGTGCAGCTATGGGACAGCGTGATCAACGTGGTGCTCGTCGAAGGTCGTAACCTGCTGGCCATGGACGACAACGGGTTCAGCGACCCCTACGTGCGATTCCGTCTTGGCTCCGAGAAGTACAAGAGCAAG AATGCCATCAAAACCCTGAATCCCCAGTGGCTGGAGCAGTTCGACTTGCACATGTACACGGACCAGCCCAAGGTTCTCGAGATTTCCGTGTGGGACAAGGATTTTAGTGGCAAGGGAGACTTCATGGGAAG GTGCTCGATCGACCTGAGCAGCCTGGAGCCGGAGACGACGCACTCGGTGTGGCAGCAGTTGGAAGATGGCGCCGGCTCGCTGTTCCTGCTGCTCACCATCAGCGGCAGCACGCAGGGCACCAGCTGCGTCTCGGACCTGACCGCCTTCGAGGCGACCGGCGGTTCCTGCGCGCGAGAGAAGGCCATGCGGGCGCGATAC GGCCTGTTACACAGCTTCTATGACTGGGACGATGTCGGACACCTCGTCGTCAAAG TGTACAAGGCACAGGGCCTGGCCTCTGCCGACCTGGGAGGCAAGAGCGACCCGTTCTGCGTGCTCGAGCTGGTCAACTCGCGCCTGCAGACGCACACCGAGTACAAGACGCTGTCGCCCGAGTGGAACAAGATATTCTGCTT CAAGGTCAAGGACATTCACTCTGTCCTGGAGCTGACTGTCTACGACGAAGACCGCGACAAGAAGTGCGAGTTTCTTGGCAAGCTCGCCATACCCTTGCTCAAG ATCAAGAACGGAGAGAAGAAGTGGTATGGACTGAAGGATCGGAAGCTCAAGACGAGGGTGAAAGGCCAAATCTTGCTCGAGATGTCAGTGGTCTACAACCCT GTAAAAGCCTGCGTGAAAACATTCAATCCGAAGGAAACGAAGTTCATGCAGCTTGATCCCAAGTTCAAACGAATT GTGTTCATGCGCAACCTGACACGTGTGAAGAACATCGTGGTATTTGTCATCGACATGGGGAAGTTCCTCAACAACTGCTTTCTCTGGGAGTCCGTGCCGAGGTCCCTTCTGGCTTTTTTT TCGTTCATGGTGATCACGTACACGGCCGAACTGTACATGCTTCCGCTTGTTCTGCTGCTGGTGTTCTTCAAGAACCTGCTAGTGCTCACCGTTGCTGGCATCCAGGGTGCGGGAAGGGAGGAGGAGGAC TTCAACGAAgaagatgaagacgacgacgacgaggagaaggactCCAAAACA GAAGAAAAGAAGAGCCTCAAGGAGCGGCTGCAAGCCGTCCAGGAAGCCACGGCTACCGTTCAGAATGTCCTTGGAGAAGTGGCGTCGCTTGGAGAAAGAATCAACAA CACGTTCAACTTCAGCGTGCCTCAGCTGTCCTGGCTGGCCATCGTCGTGTTGCTGTTGGTCACCTGCATCCTGTACTACGTGCCCATCCGCTACGTCGTGATGGCCTGGG GTGATGTACCGCGAGTTGCGGCCGGCGCCCAGCGCGGCCCTGGAGGCCGAgcgcaagaagaagaagaagatcagCTGATCATGGGCGGCCCGACGCCAGGGCTGCTCGCTCAACGTGTTTCGCATCAAGGACAACGAAGCCCTGCGCCGGCGCCTGCAGCTGCCGCGCTGGCCGTTCGGCCTGCCTTCCAGGTGACGCTGGTGTCGTCGCCCACGATTCTTCGTCAACGCTGGCCGCCTTCTCTGCGGCGAGTCCCACACCGCGGCACAGTGTGA
- the LOC119442043 gene encoding multiple C2 and transmembrane domain-containing protein 1 isoform X2 produces MESSSADDAPASDVDDAGPPTPPLSSKDDGDSTSVASSDHGDGASAASRATAFVDSIKAKYFSKSLRLGSGGGDASSASASKKQKVQLWDSVINVVLVEGRNLLAMDDNGFSDPYVRFRLGSEKYKSKNAIKTLNPQWLEQFDLHMYTDQPKVLEISVWDKDFSGKGDFMGRCSIDLSSLEPETTHSVWQQLEDGAGSLFLLLTISGSTQGTSCVSDLTAFEATGGSCAREKAMRARYGLLHSFYDWDDVGHLVVKVYKAQGLASADLGGKSDPFCVLELVNSRLQTHTEYKTLSPEWNKIFCFKVKDIHSVLELTVYDEDRDKKCEFLGKLAIPLLKIKNGEKKWYGLKDRKLKTRVKGQILLEMSVVYNPVKACVKTFNPKETKFMQLDPKFKRIVFMRNLTRVKNIVVFVIDMGKFLNNCFLWESVPRSLLAFFSFMVITYTAELYMLPLVLLLVFFKNLLVLTVAGIQGAGREEEDFNEEDEDDDDEEKDSKTEEKKSLKERLQAVQEATATVQNVLGEVASLGERINNTFNFSVPQLSWLAIVVLLLVTCILYYVPIRYVVMAWGVNKFTKKLRSPDVIPNNEVMDFLSRVPDNEEKVMYRELRPAPSAALEAERKKKKKIS; encoded by the exons TACTTCAGCAAGAGCCTGAGGCTGGGTTCCGGAGGCGGCGACGCGTCCTCGGCGAGCGCTAGCAAGAAGCAGAAGGTGCAGCTATGGGACAGCGTGATCAACGTGGTGCTCGTCGAAGGTCGTAACCTGCTGGCCATGGACGACAACGGGTTCAGCGACCCCTACGTGCGATTCCGTCTTGGCTCCGAGAAGTACAAGAGCAAG AATGCCATCAAAACCCTGAATCCCCAGTGGCTGGAGCAGTTCGACTTGCACATGTACACGGACCAGCCCAAGGTTCTCGAGATTTCCGTGTGGGACAAGGATTTTAGTGGCAAGGGAGACTTCATGGGAAG GTGCTCGATCGACCTGAGCAGCCTGGAGCCGGAGACGACGCACTCGGTGTGGCAGCAGTTGGAAGATGGCGCCGGCTCGCTGTTCCTGCTGCTCACCATCAGCGGCAGCACGCAGGGCACCAGCTGCGTCTCGGACCTGACCGCCTTCGAGGCGACCGGCGGTTCCTGCGCGCGAGAGAAGGCCATGCGGGCGCGATAC GGCCTGTTACACAGCTTCTATGACTGGGACGATGTCGGACACCTCGTCGTCAAAG TGTACAAGGCACAGGGCCTGGCCTCTGCCGACCTGGGAGGCAAGAGCGACCCGTTCTGCGTGCTCGAGCTGGTCAACTCGCGCCTGCAGACGCACACCGAGTACAAGACGCTGTCGCCCGAGTGGAACAAGATATTCTGCTT CAAGGTCAAGGACATTCACTCTGTCCTGGAGCTGACTGTCTACGACGAAGACCGCGACAAGAAGTGCGAGTTTCTTGGCAAGCTCGCCATACCCTTGCTCAAG ATCAAGAACGGAGAGAAGAAGTGGTATGGACTGAAGGATCGGAAGCTCAAGACGAGGGTGAAAGGCCAAATCTTGCTCGAGATGTCAGTGGTCTACAACCCT GTAAAAGCCTGCGTGAAAACATTCAATCCGAAGGAAACGAAGTTCATGCAGCTTGATCCCAAGTTCAAACGAATT GTGTTCATGCGCAACCTGACACGTGTGAAGAACATCGTGGTATTTGTCATCGACATGGGGAAGTTCCTCAACAACTGCTTTCTCTGGGAGTCCGTGCCGAGGTCCCTTCTGGCTTTTTTT TCGTTCATGGTGATCACGTACACGGCCGAACTGTACATGCTTCCGCTTGTTCTGCTGCTGGTGTTCTTCAAGAACCTGCTAGTGCTCACCGTTGCTGGCATCCAGGGTGCGGGAAGGGAGGAGGAGGAC TTCAACGAAgaagatgaagacgacgacgacgaggagaaggactCCAAAACA GAAGAAAAGAAGAGCCTCAAGGAGCGGCTGCAAGCCGTCCAGGAAGCCACGGCTACCGTTCAGAATGTCCTTGGAGAAGTGGCGTCGCTTGGAGAAAGAATCAACAA CACGTTCAACTTCAGCGTGCCTCAGCTGTCCTGGCTGGCCATCGTCGTGTTGCTGTTGGTCACCTGCATCCTGTACTACGTGCCCATCCGCTACGTCGTGATGGCCTGGG GGGTAAACAAGTTCACCAAGAAGCTACGCAGTCCTGACGTGATTCCAAACAACGAAGTCATGGACTTCCTGAGTCGCGTGCCTGACAACGAAGAAAAG GTGATGTACCGCGAGTTGCGGCCGGCGCCCAGCGCGGCCCTGGAGGCCGAgcgcaagaagaagaagaagatcagCTGA